CACCATAAAAAATACGAACCAAGGTCTTCAGTTCATGCAGATCATCATTCCTATGATTGTAGAACCAGGGCAGCACAGCATTCCTGTTCATGTTGTTGGATTAACAGGTGGAATTGATCATGCAGAGGTGAACGTCTCTTATGAAGGAATTCACCTTCAGACAGTATACACCAATCAAGATGGTTATGCTCTGATCAATGCCCCGATATTCCATCATACTGATTTTTTTTCTGTTTCTGTTCGAAAACAGGGATACCGAACACTTCAGGGTGTCCAGACCATTAACCTTACTCTTTTTGAACGTACGTTAGAACATGATCTGATCATGACCCTGTTTCCATCTGAAGTAATCGAAGGTGATACAGTTACTGTTCAAATCACCGATGCGTTTTCTCGAGGTGTTTCCGGTGTTTCACTTTGGCGTGATGGAAATCTCCTTGAATCTACAACCGATGCACAAGGCATGGCTATCCTTGTAACTCCTTCGGTCTATGCCGATCATGAAATCTATATCTATGGTATCATGCAAGGATACAATTTTGTACAAGGAAGTATCACAGTCAGAAATCGAATACAAGCAGAGGATGGACTTCAAATACGGGTTACCTCAACGATTCATGAATCCACAGTTTTTTCAGTCATACTTCTCGATAGCAACAGTCAACCGGTGACAGATGTCCTTGTAACCTTCAATCAGAAAAAACAAAAATCAGATGCAAATGGAATTGTTTCTTTCATAGCACCTGCTGTTGTACAAAATACGGTGTATACTATCTATGCAGAAAAAGCAGGGTATCTTCCTGCATCAATTTCTGTTGAAATCATCAACACAACAACGAGTTATGGTGATACTGCGCATGATCTTGTTATCTTAGTCATCCCTGTGGTTCTTGAACATGAACAATTTCAAATCATCGTCAAAGATGCAGCAGGTTTGCCAGTCAGTGCTGCCCAAATCCGCTTTCTTGATACTGTTTTTACAACAGATGCATTTGGTACGGTTGTTCTCACAGCGCCTGCGGTTGATTCAGATCAGGTAAAAACAATTGTCGCTTTTAAAGCAGGCTATCATTCAACCCAACAAACCATACTCATAAAAAATTCATCTGAATTTCCATATTGGTTTCTCGTTGTCATTATCATCGGTATTCTGAGCATCGGTATCATTGTTTATCTTCGTTTTAACCGATTGTCTTAATAACAATGAAGACCGAGTTGTTCAGCAAGCAAAGTTACATGAGTGTATTCTTTTGAAGATATCGGTCGTGCGATATCTGGATAGTTTGATGCCTGGTAACAGGGGCGATATTGATCCATGATATTGACCATACACTGAGGAATATTGTTTGCAATCCACCGGAGAATCTGCTTTGAACAACACTGAACGTGAGATGGCAGGATCAGATGGCGGACAATTACCTCACCCTGATGGTAGGCGATTCGATGATTTCGTTTCACCATGCGAAGATACGTTGTACTTTGTGATAATCGCTCTGCACACCTATTATTTCCATATTTAAAATCAGTGAGATAGACATCGACAATTCCTTGAAGAAGTTTCATGGTTTCCCGAGAACAATACATGTTTGAATTCCAAATCATGGGAATATTTGTTGTCGTATATTTCAGAACCGATAGTATATAGGGAAGATGTGATGTTGGTTCACCTCCGACCCAATTCACATTTTTTGCGTTTTGGTGATACCGCAATGAGATACGTTCAGCAAGTTTTTGTGGTTCGAGTATAGTACCACAGATCTGCTGGCTGATATCATAGTTTTGGCAAAATACACATCGAAACGTACAACCTGAGAAAAAAATCGTATATGATGGAATTAAATCTGGCTCTTCTCCGTAATGGAGAAACTCAGATGCAATAGCGGTGTGTCGCACACCACAAAATCCTGCTGTTTTTGTACGATCAACCAGACATCGATGCTCGCAAAAGATACATTTCATAAAAATGCGTGATGCGAGTTCGATTTTAAGGTCAAGCAAGGTCTGCTGATGAGAAAACGTTGTTGGTCTCTGAGTAAAAGCTCTCTCATGCTTTTTCCAAAGGCTTTTTGTTGATTCAGATTTCGAAAAACATACAGGTATATTTTTCGTCTGGAAAAAATATGCCGGTGTATCGTTTTCCAAAATGTCGTAATACCGTTTCAAAATGAATCGAGCATTCGTCATGGATCATACTCGTTTTATTGTTACTTTGAATATACTCTCAGTTCAAGAATTTTTTTCAGTTATTCGTGGATTTGATATGGGCGAAGTAATGGTCGAAGATCAAAATTCAACCAGGGAAGAACGATCATCAAGCCAAAGATAGGCTTGGGCAAGATGCGTGGCCTGTTCCAATAATTTCGACTCCACGTATTTAATGCGGAGAGGAAGAAAAATGAGTTGATTTTATTTCGAATAAAATTATTCTGTGAGATTGTATTTTCATTACACCACATAATAAGTCCCAGACCAAGTTCTGTGTTATACGCAAAGGTGTTGCCATAAATCGTGTTATATGATCCTGCTGAAAAAATCGTTCCATTACGATTCTTTGTGATGATATTTTCCGATAGAATGTTATGTTCGCAGAAATCTGAAAAGTTGATTCCAGCACCAGTGTTTTCTGTGATGATATTGTTTGAAATCGTTACATTTGTCATGCGGTTTTTCACAGAAATACCGGTTGTTCCATGAGTGATGGTAAAACCAGAGATATTTACTCCTGATGATCGAATAGTGACAACATCACCAGTGTAACTTCCATCTATAACCGTTGTTTGTTTGTTCTCGCCTATAAGATTAATTCGTATAGGAATAACAACACATTCAAAATACGGCGAGGAATCATCAAAGACAAACACAGTATCGCCGATTGCTGCTGCAACTATCGCGTCGTTAATACTGCTATAATTTCCAGGACCTGTTCCGCCCACATACAGCGTTGTTGGGTTGACTCTTGGTGGAGTTTGTTCGATTATATGAACGCTTCGTCCCACAGGGCTTACTGTTGAAAATATAAATGCAATGCACAGAAGTATGATACCTTTTTTTAATAATCGTTTCTCCATAGTATCGTATTCCTCCCTGCAGGTGGCTGAGAAGAAAGAAACGATATTTATTATATAAATAGTTATGTGTGGTATACTTCAGCTCTTAGAACGTATCGTTTTCAAGATATTTTTCAATAGCAAGTTCCATGCCATCGCGAGCAGCAATGATAGGTATGTTGAGTTTTTTCGATAAGGTTTCAGCAATCTCCCAGGGTTTTCCCCGGGTGATGCTCATACCGAAATGTGTCAGGATCCCAAGTTTTGGTTTATTGCGTGTAAGTATTCTCTCAGCATCAGCAAGTGAGAGATGTTGTATTTCTTTTTTGCTCTCAGAAAGCACAACATTGACAATCAGGATATCTCCAGGGTAATACGTTTCGAGATCATTGAAATACGCCGTGTCAGTAATCAAGGAAAGTATGCCCTTCTTTGTTTGAAAATTAAATCCGTATGTTTCAACGCCATGCTGATGGCGAACTGGTGTTTCAAAGGTTACCGTTCCAACACGGTAGATTCCTTTTTCGTGTAAGATTTCAAATCGTTGCACTTGATTACGAAAACAGCGAAAAACTACAGGATCGTCATCGACTGCATCTGAAGGGACAAAAACCACTCCTTTCTTAGTATAACCTCCGTTGGTCATCGCTTCAATCATAATGTTCATATCATTAGAATGGTCTAGATGACGATGAGAAAGTACTATGCCGTCGAGATCCATAGGGTTGAGTTTTGGTTTACTTGTGAGACAGTGGACAAGACAACCAGGACCAGGATCAATTAAGATATTTGTGCCATCTACCGACAACCAGAGTCCTCCTGAAGCTCTGAGTTGTTTTGTAACGACGAACCGTGCACCTGCAGTTCCAAGAAATTTAATGGTATTCATATGATCAACAGTAAGTTTTTTTTGTTTGTACCATGAACACTTTTATTAATCTGGCAAAGCTATTATTGCTTTATGAATCTTTTTCAGTATACCTATAATTTAGTCAGACAAATTCCCTTTGGGAAATTATCAACGTATGGTGCTATTGCTTGTGCTCTTGGCGACAGGATTGCATCCCGTGCTGTTGGGTATATGATGCATCAGAATCCTGATCCTGATACGATGCCGTGTTTTAAGATTGTCCATGCAGATGGTCGTCTTGGTGGTTTTGGCAGGGGGATGCCGGATAAGATTCGTCGACTTACTGCAGAAGGCATCAGTGTGGCCAAAGGGAGAATCGTTGATTTTAACCATGTTTTTTTTGATGATTTTAAAACCGAGTATCCCCTGCAGCAATGTCAGGCTGCTCAGAGAAAACTTGCACAAAGAGTAGTACTCGATGATGACTTTTCTGAAATATCCACTGTTGCTGGCATTGATGTAGCGTATCCACAACAGGCATTTGATGTTGCGTGCGGTGCATATGTTCTTATGGAGTATCCAACAGCGGAAATTCTCGAAACAGCAACTGTGTTTCAACAAACGTTTTTCCCGTATATTCCATCGTATCTTGCGTATCGTGAGCTTCCGGTAATCGAAGCGTTACTGAAAAAAATAAAGACGAAACCATCGGTTTTTCTCTTTGACGGTAACGGTGTTGTCCATCCTAGAGGCTGCGGATTAGCATCCCATGTCGGCGTTCTGTTTAATGTCCCGAGTGTTGGTGTGGCAAAAAAGCGATATTCTTTTGATATTGAGAAGAATGAGGTGACCTTGGAAAGAAGACCAGCGTGTACAGAACTCGTTCTTTCGGCTCAGGCGTCAAAACCAGTCATTGTCTCTCCAGGTCATCGGGTCTCATTATCAACGTGTGTTTCTCTGGTGAAACAACTGAGCACGTATAATTATCCTGAACCACTGCGTCAGGCGCACATTCTTGCGAAAAAAATGTTACTCATGCAGCAGCGGTAATTCGTTACTTGAGAAAACCTTGATTCCTTGATCTTCGCACCATTTCTTATATAGTCGGATTTGTGCTTTTTTTAAAGATTTTCTATGAAGATATACACCGCATACATTCGGTGTTGCTTGCAATGCTAAATCAAATAAGAGATAGTCGCTTTCGTCTCCCTTCAGATGGTAGGATGGGATCATATGGCCAAAGGCAACGTTTTTTTCAAAAATAATCTCAGTGAATCTGGGTGCATAATGTCCTCCGCCTATGCCGATGAGAACAGGGATATCTTGTGACATATCTGCTTCAGTATGATACGATGAGAATAGTTCAAGTAGCGATTGTGCAATGATGGCTCCTGGT
The Candidatus Thermoplasmatota archaeon DNA segment above includes these coding regions:
- a CDS encoding endonuclease V codes for the protein MNLFQYTYNLVRQIPFGKLSTYGAIACALGDRIASRAVGYMMHQNPDPDTMPCFKIVHADGRLGGFGRGMPDKIRRLTAEGISVAKGRIVDFNHVFFDDFKTEYPLQQCQAAQRKLAQRVVLDDDFSEISTVAGIDVAYPQQAFDVACGAYVLMEYPTAEILETATVFQQTFFPYIPSYLAYRELPVIEALLKKIKTKPSVFLFDGNGVVHPRGCGLASHVGVLFNVPSVGVAKKRYSFDIEKNEVTLERRPACTELVLSAQASKPVIVSPGHRVSLSTCVSLVKQLSTYNYPEPLRQAHILAKKMLLMQQR
- a CDS encoding radical SAM protein, whose translation is MTNARFILKRYYDILENDTPAYFFQTKNIPVCFSKSESTKSLWKKHERAFTQRPTTFSHQQTLLDLKIELASRIFMKCIFCEHRCLVDRTKTAGFCGVRHTAIASEFLHYGEEPDLIPSYTIFFSGCTFRCVFCQNYDISQQICGTILEPQKLAERISLRYHQNAKNVNWVGGEPTSHLPYILSVLKYTTTNIPMIWNSNMYCSRETMKLLQGIVDVYLTDFKYGNNRCAERLSQSTTYLRMVKRNHRIAYHQGEVIVRHLILPSHVQCCSKQILRWIANNIPQCMVNIMDQYRPCYQASNYPDIARPISSKEYTHVTLLAEQLGLHCY
- a CDS encoding NosD domain-containing protein gives rise to the protein MEKRLLKKGIILLCIAFIFSTVSPVGRSVHIIEQTPPRVNPTTLYVGGTGPGNYSSINDAIVAAAIGDTVFVFDDSSPYFECVVIPIRINLIGENKQTTVIDGSYTGDVVTIRSSGVNISGFTITHGTTGISVKNRMTNVTISNNIITENTGAGINFSDFCEHNILSENIITKNRNGTIFSAGSYNTIYGNTFAYNTELGLGLIMWCNENTISQNNFIRNKINSFFFLSALNTWSRNYWNRPRILPKPIFGLMIVLPWLNFDLRPLLRPYQIHE
- a CDS encoding MBL fold metallo-hydrolase, which encodes MNTIKFLGTAGARFVVTKQLRASGGLWLSVDGTNILIDPGPGCLVHCLTSKPKLNPMDLDGIVLSHRHLDHSNDMNIMIEAMTNGGYTKKGVVFVPSDAVDDDPVVFRCFRNQVQRFEILHEKGIYRVGTVTFETPVRHQHGVETYGFNFQTKKGILSLITDTAYFNDLETYYPGDILIVNVVLSESKKEIQHLSLADAERILTRNKPKLGILTHFGMSITRGKPWEIAETLSKKLNIPIIAARDGMELAIEKYLENDTF